Genomic segment of Mycolicibacterium sarraceniae:
CGATGCGCTCAGCCAGCAGCTTGGTGCTGACCTTGTCCTGCGACCACTCCTGGGCGCTCCAGATGGTTTTGAGGTAGTCCTGGGCGACCGTCGTCAGGTCGTGTGCCGCGGGGTTGGTACTGCCGTCAGGACTCACACCCAAAAGTTTAGGCAATCATCACCTGATCTGGGGATCTGGCGTGCCCGGCCATGCCAGCGCGCCGTAGGCTTGCCCTCGTGGAGCGGTGGCGCGGACAGGACGAGATCCCCTCGGACTGGGGCCGATGTGTGGTGACCATCGGCGTCTTCGACGGAGTGCATCGTGGTCACGCCGAGCTGATCGCCCGCGCGGTGAAGGCCGGCCGGACCCGCGGTGTGCCGGCGGTGCTGATGACCTTCGACCCGCATCCGATGGAAGTCGTCTTCCCCGGCAACCATCCCGCGCAGCTGACGACGCTGGCCCGACGTGCCGAATTGGCCGAGGAACTGGGTATCGATGTCTTCCTCGTCGTGCCCTTCACCACCGATTTCATGAAGCTCACCCCGGACCGCTACATCCACGAACTGCTGGTGGAACGGCTGCACGTGGTCGAGGTGATCGTCGGCGAGAACTTCACGTTCGGCAAGAAAGCGGCCGGCAACGTTGCGGCCCTGCGCAAGGCCGGGGACCGATTCGGCTTCGCCGTCGAGAGCATGTCGCTGGTTGCCGAACACCACCAGAGCGAGACGGTCACGTTCTCGTCGACCTACATTCGCTCCTGCGTCGACGCCGGTGATGTCGTGACGGCCGCCGAGGCGCTGGGCCGTCCGCACCGTGTCGAAGGTGTGGTGGTGCGCGGCGACGGACGTGGCCGGGTGCTGGGTTTCCCGACCGCCAACCTCGCACCGCCGATGTACTCCGCGATTCCGGCCGACGGTGTCTACGCCGCATGGTTCACGGTGCTGGGCCACGGGCCGGTCACCGGCTCGGTGACGCCGGGGGAGCGCTATCAGGCCGCGGTCTCGGTGGGCACCAATCCGACGTTCTCTGGGCGTACCCGCACGGTGGAGGCCTTCGTCTTGGACACCGTTGCCGATCTCTACGGCCAGCACGTCGCGGTGGACTTCGTCGCCCGGTTGCGCGGCCAGCTCAAGTTCGACTCGGTGCATGACCTGGTCGAGGCGATGGGCAAGGACACCGAGAATGCCCGCACGATCCTGTCGGCGCAGGACTAGTCAGGACGCGATCAGGTCGTCGATCTGGTCGCTCGCAGACGTCGAGCCCTCAACCACACCCATATCCAGTACCTGGTGACGACCGTCGGCGGACGCGAACGTGCTCACGTAGACCGCGCGGGCGCCGCCATCGTGCTCGGTGAAAGTGAAGGTGTTCTGCGAGATCGGCATATCGGGATTCGGGTTCAGGTCCGCGTCGGCGAAGCCGTCGAGGAAGGCGAAGCTCGTCGGTTCGTCGACGGCGGCCCCCACACCTTCTCCAGCTGACGCGGGTCAGCGTGGACCTGCCAGATGCGCGCCACGGGCGCTGCGTCGCTTGGTGATCAGGCCGGCTTTTTCCAGAACGACGACGTGCTTCGGTACTGCCGCGAAGCTCATGTCGTACTTACCCGCCAGTGCCGAAACCGAGTGCTCGCCGGCCAGCGCCCGGCGCACGATGTCGCGCCGGGTCCGGTCGGCGAGCGCGTGGAACAGGGCGTCGGCCCGGTCCTCCTGGTCGACGATCACTCGCCTAACGCACAACCAAGTGGTTGCAGATATCAAGAGGCCGACCTTCCGCGATTTCGGATCCCGGCGTACCCGCTGCTAAAGTGGCCATCCTGGCGTGTACTGCAGTCCGCGGTGGTCACGCACATTTTCTTGTACGCGGCACCGATTGATGGAGATGTTTCGTGGCGCTGACCGCCGAGCAGAAAAAAGATATCCTGGGCTCTTACGGTCTGCACGAGACCGACACCGGTTCGCCGGAGGCGCAGGTGGCGCTGTTGACCAAGCGCATCTCGGACCTCACCGAGCATCTCAAGCAGCACAAGCACGATCACCACTCCCGTCGCGGGCTGCTTCTGCTGGTCGGCCGCCGCCGCCGGCTGCTCAAGTACGTCGCTGACCTCGATGTCGCGCGCTACCGCTCTTTGATCGAGCGCCTGGGTCTGCGCCGCTGAGCGGTATGACCCGCCGTGTAACATAGGGGCCGTTGTGAGCCGTTTTCCGGCTCGAACATCGGGTGCGGTTCATGCATATCCGCGTGTCCCGTTCCTGCGCGTCATAGCGAAGCTTCCCTGCGCGGGCGGTCTTCGGTAGTGGCTGCCGGGCCCCACAGCATTGGGGGCGAGCCCGGCCGCTTCGATCGACGGCCGTAGCCGCATACAGGCCCAAGCCTCGTAGTGCTCAGGGTTTGCCTGGGTTCCTCTGTGACGACGCGAAACAGCTGAACAGTGAATCCAGAAAGGCTGAACGGGCATCTATGTCTGTAGCTGAAATCGACGAAGGCGTCTTCGAGTCGACCGCCGTCATTGACAACGGGAGCTTCGGCACCCGCACCATCCGTTTCGAGACCGGCCGGCTTGCCCAGCAGGCCGCCGGCGCCGTCGTCGCGTACCTCGACGACGAGACCATGCTGCTGAGCGCGACCACTGCCAGCAAGTCGCCCAAGGATCATTTCGACTTCTTCCCCTTGACGATCGATGTCGAGGAGCGGATGTACGCTGCCGGGCGTATCCCCGGCTCGTTCTTCCGGCGGGAAGGCCGGCCGTCCACGGACGCGGTCCTGACCTGTCGCCTGATCGACCGGCCGTTGCGCCCGACCTTTGTCTCGGGTCTGCGCAATGAGATCCAGGTCGTGGTGACGATCCTGAGCCTGGATCCCCAGGACCTGTACGACGTGCTGGCGATCAACGCCGCCTCGGCCTCCACCCAGATTTCGGGTCTGCCGTTCTCCGGCCCGGTCGGCGGCGTCCGCGTTGCCCTGATCGACGGCCAGTGGGTTGCGTTCCCGACCGTTGAGCAGCTCGAGAACGCTGTGTTCGACATGGTCGTCGCGGGTCGTAAGGCCGGTGACGACGTGGCGATCATGATGGTCGAGGCCGAGGCCACCGATAACGTCATCGCGCTCATCGCCGGTGGTGCCGGCGCGCCGACCGAGGCCGTGGTGGCCGAGGGGCTCGAAGCCGCCAAGCCGTTCATCGCCGCGTTGTGCGATGCCCAGAAAGCTTTGGCGGACCAGACCGCAAAGCCGGTCGCCGATTACCCACTGTTCCCCGATTACCAGGACGACGTGTACGCGTCGGTGGCGTCGGTGGCAACCGAGGAGCTGTCCAAGGCTCTGCAGATCGCCGGAAAGCACGAGCGTGACGAGCGCACCGACGAGATCAAGGGCGAGGTGCTTGAGAAGCTGGGCGAGCAGTACGCCGGGCGCGAGAAGGAGATCGGCGCGGCCTACCGCTCGCTGACCAAGAAGCTTGTGCGCCAGCGCATCCTGACCGATCACTTCCGCATCGACGGCCGCGGTGTCACCGATATCCGTGCCCTGTCGGCTGAGGTCGCGATCATCCCGCGGGCGCACGGTAGCGCGCTGTTCGAGCGTGGCGAGACCCAGATCATGGGCGTGACCACGCTGGACATGGTCAAGATGGCCCAGCAGATCGACTCGCTGGGACCCGAGACCGCCAAGCGCTACATGCACCACTACAACTTCCCGCCGTATTCGACCGGTGAGACCGGCCGCGTCGGCTCGCCCAAGCGTCGCGAGATCGGCCACGGCGCACTCGCCGAGCGCGCTCTGATGCCGGTGCTGCCGAGCGTCGAGGAATTCCCGTACGCGATCCGGCAGGTGTCGGAAGCGTTGAGCTCCAACGGTTCTACCTCGATGGGCTCGGTGTGCGCGTCCACCCTGTCGCTGCTGAACGCCGGTGTGCCGTTGAAGGCCCCGGTGGCCGGTATCGCGATGGGCCTGGTGTCCGACGACGTGAAAAATGAAGCCGGTGAGTCCGAACGGCGTTACGTCACGCTGACGGACATCCTCGGTGCCGAGGATGCCTTCGGTGACATGGACTTCAAGTGCGCAGGCACGAAAGAGTTCGTCACCGCCCTGCAGCTCGACACCAAGCTCGACGGCATCCCGTCGCAGGTGCTGGCCGGTGCGCTGGCGCAGGCCAAGGATGCGCGCCTGACCATCCTCGAGGTGATGGCCGAGGCCATCGACGCGCCGGACGAGATGAGCCCATACGCACCGCGCGTCACGGCCATCAAGATCCCGATCGACAAGATCGGCGAGGTCATCGGCCCCAAGGGCAAGATGATCAACGCGATCACCGAGCAGACCGGTGCCTCGGTCTCGATCGAGGACGACGGCACCGTGTTCGTCGGCGCCACCGACGGACTGTCGGCGCAGGCGGCGATCGACATGATCAACGCGATCGCTAACCCGCAGCTGCCCAAGGTCGGCGAGCGGTTCCTCGGCACAGTGGTGAAGACCACTGACTTCGGAGCTTTCGTGTCCTTACTGCCGGGCCGTGACGGCCTGGTCCACATCTCGAAGCTGGGCCGTGGCAAGCGGATCAACAAGGTCGAGGATGTCGTCAAGGTCGGTGACAAGCTCCGCGTGGAGATCGCCGACATCGACAACCGCGGCAAGATCTCGCTAGTCCTGGTCGCTGAAGAAGGAGCAGACGCGTCCGAAGAAGCACCGGCTCCTGTTGATGCCGATGCCGCGACCGCCGACGCCTAACCCCGCACTGCGCCGCGGCCGGCGCCTCAGCACTGAGGCGCCGGTTGCGGTGCGGCGCACCGTAATTCCGGGCGGCCTGCGGGTCGTCACCGAATACGTGCCGTCGGTACGCTCGGCCTCGGTCGGCGTCTGGGTCGACGTCGGCTCCCGCGACGAAGGCCCCACAGTCGCCGGTGCCGCGCACTTCCTGGAACATCTGCTGTTCAAGGCGACCCCGACCCGCACAGCGGTGGACATCGCGCAGTCCATCGACGCAGTTGGCGGCGAGCTGAACGCGTTCACCGCCAAGGAACACACCTGCTACTACGCCCACGTGCTCGATGACGACCTCGAGTTGGCCGTCGACATGGTCGCCGATGTGGTGCTCAACGGTGTATGCGCGTCGCGCGACGTCGAACTGGAACGTGACGTGGTCCTCGAAGAGATCGCGATGCGCGACGACGATCCCGAAGACGCGCTGGGCGACGTCTTCCTGACCGCCATGTTCGGGCACCATCCCGTCGGGCGCCCGGTGATCGGCAGCGTCGACTCAGTCTCCGGGATGACCCGCTCGCAGCTGCACTCGTTCCATGTCCGCCGGTACACCCCCGAGCGGATGGTTGTGGCGGTGGCCGGCAATGTCGACCACGACGAGGTGCTGCGGCTGGTGCGCAAGCACTTCAAGGGCCGCCTGGTCAAAGGCCGCGCACCGCAGCCGCCTCGCAAGGGCACCAGCCGGCTGACCAGCCCACCCAGCCTCCAACTGATCAACCGGGACGGCGAACAGACCCACCTGTCGCTCGGCGTACGGGTGCCGGGTCGGCACTGGCCACACCGCTGGGCTCTGTCGGTGCTCAACACCGCCCTCGGCGGTGGCCTGAGTTCCCGTCTTTTCCAACAGATTCGGGAAAGCCGCGGACTGGCGTACTCTGTGTTCTCCTCGGTGGACACGTTCTCCGACACCGGGGCATTGTCGGTGTATGCGGCTTGCCTTCCAGAACGCTTCGACGAGGTGGTGCGGTTGACCACCGAGGTGCTCGACGAGGTGGCTCGCGACGGCATCACCGAATCCGAATGCCGGATCGCCAAAGGGTCGATCCGCGGCGGCCTGGTGCTCGGACTCGAGGACTCCGCATCGCGGATGCATCGCCTGGGCCGCAGCGAGCTCAACTACGGCGAATACCGCAGCATCTCCACCACTTTGCAGCGCATCGACGATGTCACGCTCGACGAGGTCAACGCGATCGCCCGCCAGGTGCTCACCAAACCCTTCGGTGCGGCCATCCTCGGTCCGCACAAATCCAAACGCTCACTGCCACAGCCACTTCGGACAATCAGGAGCTAGTCGTGGCCCTCAGCCTGCGGGATTTGGCGCTACCTATTCTCGGTGCACCAATGGCAGGAGGTCCAAGTACGCCCGCTCTGGCTGCGGCGGTATCCAACCCCGGTGGGCTGGAGCGCTACCGCGACCTGCTGGCCCCGCTGGCCGAAGACTACGGCACCATGGCTGCCGAAGCCCCATCCCGACGACGACGCATGGCAGGCCAAGCTTGAGGTGGTTGCCGACACCGCGCCGGAGGTGGCGTCGTTCACCTTCGGCAGCCCGGGTGCGGACGCACTGGCGGTGCAGGGCCCGGAGGCGGGCGGACATCGCGGCACGTTCGATCCCGTCGCCCTGCCCGGTGATGAGCCATCCCGAGGTCAACCAGATGACCGGTCCGATGCGCAGGGCCGCGGTCGCCGCCCGCGACCCGAACGGCACCAATCTGTGGGCGGGTACGTCGTGGCGCGCGATCAGCGCCGGCCGCGCCGCCGATATCGTCGCGCCGCTGGTCGGTGAGATTGGGTGAGCCTTTCGCGTAGGGGTTTTCTCGCCGCGAGCGGCGCGGTGCTGTTGACCGCAGCGGCGTGTGGCGCCAAGACCGCAGCCCGCCCGACCGCCAGCGATCCGGCCGAACCGCTGCCGCCGATCGGAACGCGCATCGAGGCACTCGAAAAGCGGCACAACGCTTTTGTGGGTCTGTACGGGCAGAACCTGGATTCGAAGGTCGAGGTGGCGCACCGTGACGGCGATCTGTTCGCGATGTGCTCGACGTTCAAGGGTTACCTGTCGGCCCGGGTGCTGCAGAAGGCCCAGGCGGGGGAGTTGCGGCTCACCGATACGGTGCTGGTCGATACGGAGTTGTTGAGGCCCAATTCCCCGCGTACCGAGCCGAATGTCGGTAAGCCGATGGCACTTTCGGAGTTGTGCGCGGCCGCCCTGCAAGTGAGCGACAATACCGCGGCCAACCTCTTGCTGCGGGTCATCGGCGGCCCGCCGGCCATCACCACGTTCGCCCGCTCCATCGGTGATGACCGCACCAGGCTGGATCGGTGGGAGACCGAGCTGAATTCGGCCCTCCCCGGCGACCCACGCGACACCAGCACCCCGCGCGCGCTGGGCGGCGGCATCCTGACCGTGCTCACCGGTGACGTCCTGGACCCGCCGCATCGCAAGCAGCTTGAGGACTGGATGCGGGCCAACACCACGTCCAGCATGCGGGCCGGTCTGCCGCCGGGCTGGACCACCGCCGACAAGACCGGGTCCGGCGACTTCGCCAGCACTAACGATGTCGGAATCGCATTCGGGCCGGGCGGCGAGAGGCTACTTCTGGCGATCATGACCCGTACCCAATCCAACAATGCGAACACCCCGGCGCTGCGTGATCTCGTCGGCGAGGTGGCGACGGTGGCGGTGCCGGCGTTGCTCGGCCAGGGTTGAGCACGACCAGGGTGCTGCCCACCGACGGGTGCCCATGCGGATCGGGTGAGTCGTTTGGCCGTCGCTGCCTGCCCTTGCCCCGGGACGGCCGACGAAGTGCGACGCTGCATGAGCGGTCCCGATTCGCCGTGCGAGCTCGTCGCTGGCTCTACGTCGACGGGGACGTCGACGTCGCCGGTGCCGTCATCGGATTCTGGCAGCCCGGCACGCATCCGGGATTCACCGAGTGGGGTCAGCACGGCACGCCCTACTGGTTCGAATGTCAGAGCAAGGACTAGGACGCCTCATTGGCGTTCTACCGCGCGGTCCTGGGCGCCCGCATCGACGAGATCGGAACCGGCGGTGCCCCGGATGCGGTCCGGCCGTCGTTCTGGCAGGTGTACATCACCGTCGACGACGTCGCCGCAACGGTGAAGCAGGCCGAGGCGCTTGGCGCGGAGATCCTGATGCCCGGCGAGGACACTCCCCACGGCAGGCGGCGCTGCGGGATCCGCTGGGCGCGTTGATCTGCCTGGGTCATCCGTGACCCCAACGCCA
This window contains:
- the bla gene encoding class A beta-lactamase codes for the protein MSLSRRGFLAASGAVLLTAAACGAKTAARPTASDPAEPLPPIGTRIEALEKRHNAFVGLYGQNLDSKVEVAHRDGDLFAMCSTFKGYLSARVLQKAQAGELRLTDTVLVDTELLRPNSPRTEPNVGKPMALSELCAAALQVSDNTAANLLLRVIGGPPAITTFARSIGDDRTRLDRWETELNSALPGDPRDTSTPRALGGGILTVLTGDVLDPPHRKQLEDWMRANTTSSMRAGLPPGWTTADKTGSGDFASTNDVGIAFGPGGERLLLAIMTRTQSNNANTPALRDLVGEVATVAVPALLGQG
- the rpsO gene encoding 30S ribosomal protein S15; the protein is MALTAEQKKDILGSYGLHETDTGSPEAQVALLTKRISDLTEHLKQHKHDHHSRRGLLLLVGRRRRLLKYVADLDVARYRSLIERLGLRR
- a CDS encoding M16 family metallopeptidase codes for the protein MPRPPTPNPALRRGRRLSTEAPVAVRRTVIPGGLRVVTEYVPSVRSASVGVWVDVGSRDEGPTVAGAAHFLEHLLFKATPTRTAVDIAQSIDAVGGELNAFTAKEHTCYYAHVLDDDLELAVDMVADVVLNGVCASRDVELERDVVLEEIAMRDDDPEDALGDVFLTAMFGHHPVGRPVIGSVDSVSGMTRSQLHSFHVRRYTPERMVVAVAGNVDHDEVLRLVRKHFKGRLVKGRAPQPPRKGTSRLTSPPSLQLINRDGEQTHLSLGVRVPGRHWPHRWALSVLNTALGGGLSSRLFQQIRESRGLAYSVFSSVDTFSDTGALSVYAACLPERFDEVVRLTTEVLDEVARDGITESECRIAKGSIRGGLVLGLEDSASRMHRLGRSELNYGEYRSISTTLQRIDDVTLDEVNAIARQVLTKPFGAAILGPHKSKRSLPQPLRTIRS
- a CDS encoding polyribonucleotide nucleotidyltransferase, with product MSVAEIDEGVFESTAVIDNGSFGTRTIRFETGRLAQQAAGAVVAYLDDETMLLSATTASKSPKDHFDFFPLTIDVEERMYAAGRIPGSFFRREGRPSTDAVLTCRLIDRPLRPTFVSGLRNEIQVVVTILSLDPQDLYDVLAINAASASTQISGLPFSGPVGGVRVALIDGQWVAFPTVEQLENAVFDMVVAGRKAGDDVAIMMVEAEATDNVIALIAGGAGAPTEAVVAEGLEAAKPFIAALCDAQKALADQTAKPVADYPLFPDYQDDVYASVASVATEELSKALQIAGKHERDERTDEIKGEVLEKLGEQYAGREKEIGAAYRSLTKKLVRQRILTDHFRIDGRGVTDIRALSAEVAIIPRAHGSALFERGETQIMGVTTLDMVKMAQQIDSLGPETAKRYMHHYNFPPYSTGETGRVGSPKRREIGHGALAERALMPVLPSVEEFPYAIRQVSEALSSNGSTSMGSVCASTLSLLNAGVPLKAPVAGIAMGLVSDDVKNEAGESERRYVTLTDILGAEDAFGDMDFKCAGTKEFVTALQLDTKLDGIPSQVLAGALAQAKDARLTILEVMAEAIDAPDEMSPYAPRVTAIKIPIDKIGEVIGPKGKMINAITEQTGASVSIEDDGTVFVGATDGLSAQAAIDMINAIANPQLPKVGERFLGTVVKTTDFGAFVSLLPGRDGLVHISKLGRGKRINKVEDVVKVGDKLRVEIADIDNRGKISLVLVAEEGADASEEAPAPVDADAATADA
- a CDS encoding bifunctional riboflavin kinase/FAD synthetase yields the protein MERWRGQDEIPSDWGRCVVTIGVFDGVHRGHAELIARAVKAGRTRGVPAVLMTFDPHPMEVVFPGNHPAQLTTLARRAELAEELGIDVFLVVPFTTDFMKLTPDRYIHELLVERLHVVEVIVGENFTFGKKAAGNVAALRKAGDRFGFAVESMSLVAEHHQSETVTFSSTYIRSCVDAGDVVTAAEALGRPHRVEGVVVRGDGRGRVLGFPTANLAPPMYSAIPADGVYAAWFTVLGHGPVTGSVTPGERYQAAVSVGTNPTFSGRTRTVEAFVLDTVADLYGQHVAVDFVARLRGQLKFDSVHDLVEAMGKDTENARTILSAQD